One genomic segment of Kocuria rhizophila DC2201 includes these proteins:
- a CDS encoding HpcH/HpaI aldolase/citrate lyase family protein, with product MAPYRNQRAAALPARLSRSWLLTSAADTSLFAPAMASEADSVVLDIEDAVPEEDKDRAREEMVAAMQDGVSAWVRINDISTPHWEKDLAALSEVPQLRGIVLAKTEHPDHITKTAMMSRAGTPVVALIESAVGLMNAYDIARAPGVFRLAFGVGDFRKDTGASGDPMALAFARSTLVTASRVGELPGPIDGPSNGVSGEELEAACKVTQSMGMTGKLCLDPAQTDTINHALAPSEQEIRWAREMIEQANSGHGGADGSYLPRLARARKVSELAETYGLWNS from the coding sequence ATGGCCCCGTACCGCAACCAGCGCGCAGCAGCCCTTCCCGCACGGCTCTCCCGCTCGTGGCTGCTCACCTCCGCGGCGGACACCTCGCTCTTCGCGCCCGCCATGGCCTCGGAGGCGGACTCCGTGGTCCTGGACATCGAGGACGCCGTGCCGGAGGAGGACAAGGACCGCGCCCGCGAGGAGATGGTCGCCGCCATGCAGGACGGCGTGAGCGCGTGGGTGCGCATCAACGACATCTCCACCCCGCACTGGGAGAAGGACCTCGCCGCCCTGAGCGAGGTCCCCCAGCTGCGGGGCATCGTGCTGGCCAAGACCGAGCACCCGGACCACATCACCAAGACCGCCATGATGAGCCGAGCGGGCACCCCCGTGGTGGCGCTGATCGAGTCCGCCGTGGGCCTCATGAACGCCTACGACATCGCCCGCGCCCCGGGCGTCTTCCGCCTGGCCTTCGGCGTGGGGGACTTCCGCAAGGACACCGGTGCCTCGGGGGATCCCATGGCGCTCGCGTTCGCGCGCTCCACCCTGGTCACGGCCTCGCGCGTGGGTGAGCTGCCCGGGCCCATCGACGGGCCCAGCAACGGCGTGTCCGGTGAGGAGCTCGAGGCGGCCTGCAAGGTCACCCAGTCCATGGGCATGACCGGCAAGCTGTGCCTGGACCCGGCGCAGACCGACACGATCAACCACGCGCTGGCCCCCAGCGAGCAGGAGATCCGGTGGGCCCGGGAGATGATCGAGCAGGCGAACTCGGGCCACGGGGGCGCGGACGGCTCCTACCTGCCCCGCCTCGCGCGCGCCCGGAAAGTCTCCGAGCTCGCCGAGACCTACGGCCTCTGGAACAGCTGA
- a CDS encoding HAD family hydrolase, protein MEPTLPGPDPQWRPSAVVFDCDGVLMDTESAWARVQKQVAAGYGVDIDARTEADLMGLCAQDIAAFITGRAGEVARERGTSAPGQGEVLARLVDTEAEVVGAVIEALPGAVETVRTVARHVPVAVASNSTSAILDRKMHGVGIADLLRTWVSAEDVPRGKPAPDIYQEAVRRLGVDPADALAVEDSPAGSTAARTAGLWVLGAPLGHTEPMATHFLVESLADPAVGRLLRGWGFER, encoded by the coding sequence ATGGAACCCACCCTGCCCGGACCGGACCCGCAGTGGCGCCCGAGCGCCGTCGTCTTCGACTGCGACGGCGTGCTGATGGACACCGAGAGCGCGTGGGCCCGCGTGCAGAAGCAGGTGGCGGCCGGCTACGGGGTGGACATCGACGCCCGCACCGAGGCGGACCTGATGGGACTCTGCGCGCAGGACATCGCCGCGTTCATCACGGGCCGCGCCGGCGAGGTGGCGCGCGAGCGGGGGACGTCGGCCCCCGGGCAGGGCGAGGTCCTCGCGCGGCTCGTGGACACCGAGGCCGAGGTGGTCGGAGCGGTGATTGAGGCCCTGCCAGGAGCGGTCGAGACGGTGCGCACGGTGGCCCGGCACGTCCCGGTGGCCGTGGCGAGCAACTCCACGAGCGCGATCCTGGACCGCAAGATGCACGGCGTGGGGATCGCGGACCTGCTGCGGACCTGGGTCAGCGCGGAGGACGTGCCGCGCGGCAAGCCCGCGCCCGACATCTACCAGGAGGCCGTGCGCAGGCTCGGCGTGGACCCTGCGGACGCCCTCGCGGTGGAGGACTCCCCCGCAGGGAGCACCGCCGCGCGCACCGCGGGACTGTGGGTGCTGGGGGCGCCGCTCGGCCACACCGAGCCCATGGCCACCCACTTCCTGGTGGAGTCCCTCGCGGACCCCGCGGTGGGGCGGCTGCTGCGCGGCTGGGGCTTCGAGCGCTGA
- the malQ gene encoding 4-alpha-glucanotransferase, producing MAEQAGNSGDTTVRRLATEYGVATEYEGFDGEHESVPDATLRSVLTALGADVSDDDAVARSLRERESAPWRRLLPPVVVTEVGRAATVAVTTAPGDTVRVRLWPEGDQDAERALEPAADEEPETREVDGEQRRRVPYALPAELPLGWYRLEAVTGSGERARIDVAVTPRRLSTTDRLRGRRRWGYMAQLYSVMSSRSWGVGDLSDLASLAALSGVQGADYVLINPLHAAEPEPPVEPSPYLPSSRRFFNPLYLRVADVAEFPYLRPADREVVDRLAAVQRKAVLDPSSIDRDPAYAAKLKTLELLYTVRRSPYRQQQLEAFVAQAGQPLQDFALWCALREELGEDSPLWRDEARSPGSPYAQEARTRLAHRVNFHVWLQWLLDEQLEAAQRAAHRAGMDIGVVHDLAVGVHKHGADAWALQDAMAAGVSVGAPADMYNQLGQDWSQPPWHPEKLAELGYRPWRQMMRTIFRHAGGVRIDHVAGLFRLWWIPEGNTASDGTYVYYDHEAMVGVLALEAELAGVVVVGEDLGTVEDSVREYLESKGVLGTSILWFEMDGDVPRDPSRYRELCMASVNTHDLPPTPGYLEGVQLQLREDLGLLARSPEEEREDARAQLETFFAAVTEAGYLPGGADADAETKVEALYRYLCDAPSLLLNVSLVDAVGEKRIQNQPGTSDEYPNWRVPLADADGRPVMLESLPRMPRVQRLVDVVNEALGTHRRTSAVTAPEQPERRDLADPFRSAS from the coding sequence ATGGCTGAGCAGGCAGGGAATTCAGGGGACACCACGGTGCGGCGCCTGGCCACCGAGTACGGTGTGGCCACCGAGTACGAGGGCTTCGACGGCGAGCACGAGAGCGTTCCGGACGCCACGCTGCGCAGCGTTCTCACCGCGCTGGGGGCGGACGTGTCCGACGACGACGCCGTGGCCCGCTCCCTGCGCGAGCGCGAGTCCGCGCCGTGGCGGCGGCTGCTGCCGCCCGTGGTGGTCACCGAGGTCGGCAGGGCGGCCACCGTGGCCGTGACCACCGCCCCGGGGGACACGGTGCGCGTGCGGCTGTGGCCGGAGGGGGACCAGGACGCGGAGCGTGCCCTGGAGCCCGCCGCGGACGAGGAGCCCGAGACGCGCGAGGTGGACGGTGAGCAGCGGCGTCGTGTGCCCTACGCGCTGCCCGCGGAGCTGCCCCTGGGCTGGTACCGGCTCGAGGCGGTCACGGGATCGGGTGAGCGCGCGAGGATCGACGTGGCCGTGACGCCGCGGCGGCTGAGCACCACCGACCGGCTGCGGGGGCGTCGGCGCTGGGGGTACATGGCGCAGCTCTACTCGGTGATGTCCTCGCGCTCGTGGGGGGTGGGGGACCTCTCGGACCTCGCCTCGCTCGCGGCGCTGAGCGGTGTGCAGGGCGCGGACTACGTGCTCATCAACCCCCTGCACGCGGCCGAGCCCGAGCCGCCCGTGGAGCCCTCCCCGTACCTGCCCTCGAGCCGCCGGTTCTTCAACCCCCTGTACCTGCGCGTGGCGGACGTCGCGGAGTTCCCCTACCTGCGCCCCGCGGACCGTGAGGTGGTGGACCGCCTGGCCGCGGTGCAGCGCAAGGCCGTGCTGGACCCCTCCTCGATCGACCGGGACCCGGCCTACGCCGCCAAGCTCAAGACCCTGGAGCTGCTCTACACCGTGCGCCGCTCGCCCTACCGCCAGCAGCAGCTGGAGGCGTTCGTGGCGCAGGCGGGCCAACCGCTGCAGGACTTCGCGCTGTGGTGCGCGCTGCGCGAGGAGTTGGGGGAGGACTCCCCGCTGTGGCGGGACGAGGCGCGCTCGCCCGGGTCCCCGTACGCGCAGGAGGCCCGCACCCGGCTGGCCCACCGGGTCAACTTCCACGTGTGGCTGCAGTGGCTGCTGGACGAGCAGCTCGAGGCGGCGCAGCGCGCGGCGCACCGCGCGGGGATGGACATCGGCGTGGTGCACGACCTCGCGGTGGGCGTGCACAAGCACGGCGCGGACGCCTGGGCGCTGCAGGACGCCATGGCGGCGGGCGTGAGCGTGGGTGCCCCCGCGGACATGTACAACCAGCTGGGCCAGGACTGGAGCCAGCCCCCGTGGCACCCCGAGAAGCTCGCGGAGCTGGGCTACCGGCCGTGGCGCCAGATGATGCGCACCATCTTCCGGCACGCCGGAGGGGTGCGGATCGACCACGTGGCGGGCCTGTTCCGGCTCTGGTGGATCCCCGAGGGCAACACCGCCTCGGACGGCACGTACGTCTACTACGACCACGAGGCCATGGTGGGCGTGCTGGCGCTGGAGGCCGAGCTCGCCGGCGTGGTGGTGGTGGGCGAGGACCTCGGCACGGTCGAGGACAGCGTGCGCGAGTACCTGGAGTCCAAGGGCGTGCTGGGCACCTCGATCCTGTGGTTCGAGATGGACGGGGACGTCCCCCGGGACCCGTCCCGCTACCGGGAGCTGTGCATGGCCTCGGTCAACACCCACGACCTGCCGCCCACGCCCGGGTACCTGGAGGGCGTGCAGCTGCAGCTGCGGGAGGACCTCGGGCTGCTGGCACGCTCCCCCGAGGAGGAGCGGGAGGACGCCCGCGCCCAGCTCGAGACGTTCTTCGCGGCCGTCACGGAGGCGGGGTACCTGCCCGGAGGTGCGGACGCCGACGCCGAGACGAAGGTCGAGGCGCTCTACCGCTACCTGTGCGATGCGCCGTCCCTGCTGCTCAACGTGTCCCTCGTGGACGCCGTGGGGGAGAAGCGGATCCAGAACCAGCCGGGCACCAGCGACGAGTACCCCAACTGGCGCGTTCCGCTCGCGGACGCGGACGGCCGGCCGGTGATGCTCGAGTCCCTGCCCAGGATGCCGCGCGTGCAGCGCCTCGTGGACGTGGTCAACGAGGCTCTGGGCACCCACCGGCGCACCTCCGCCGTGACCGCGCCCGAGCAGCCGGAGCGCCGGGACCTCGCGGACCCGTTCCGCAGCGCGTCCTGA
- the rpmB gene encoding 50S ribosomal protein L28 yields the protein MAAHCQVTGAQPGFGHSISHSHRRTKRRWNPNIQKKRYWVPSLRRNVTLNLSAKGIKVIDARGIDAVVNELIARGEKI from the coding sequence ATGGCAGCGCACTGCCAGGTGACCGGGGCCCAGCCGGGCTTTGGCCACAGCATCTCGCACTCGCACCGCCGCACGAAGCGCCGGTGGAACCCGAACATCCAGAAGAAGCGCTACTGGGTGCCCTCGTTGCGCCGCAACGTGACGCTCAACCTGAGCGCCAAGGGCATCAAGGTGATCGACGCGCGCGGCATCGACGCCGTGGTCAACGAGCTCATCGCACGTGGGGAGAAGATCTGA
- the rpmG gene encoding 50S ribosomal protein L33, translated as MAKDKDVRPIIKLKSTAGTGFTYVTRKNRRNNPDRLVMKKYDPVVRKHVDFREER; from the coding sequence ATGGCCAAGGACAAGGACGTACGTCCCATCATCAAGCTGAAGTCCACGGCCGGCACCGGGTTCACCTACGTCACCCGCAAGAACCGCCGTAACAACCCCGACCGCCTCGTCATGAAGAAGTACGACCCGGTGGTCCGCAAGCACGTCGATTTCCGCGAGGAGCGCTGA
- the rpsN gene encoding 30S ribosomal protein S14, whose product MAKKSKIAKNEQRKVIVERYAAKRAELKKTLVDENASPEAREEARLGLQKLPRDASPIRVRNRDQIDGRPRGTFQRFGISRVRFRDMAHRGELPGIYKSSW is encoded by the coding sequence ATGGCCAAGAAGTCCAAGATCGCCAAGAACGAGCAGCGCAAGGTCATCGTCGAGCGCTATGCCGCCAAGCGCGCTGAGCTGAAGAAGACCCTCGTGGACGAGAACGCCTCCCCCGAGGCCCGCGAGGAGGCCCGCCTGGGTCTGCAGAAGCTGCCCCGTGACGCCTCCCCGATCCGCGTGCGCAACCGCGACCAGATCGACGGCCGTCCCCGTGGCACCTTCCAGCGCTTCGGCATCTCCCGTGTGCGCTTCCGCGACATGGCTCACCGTGGCGAGTTGCCCGGCATCTACAAGTCCAGCTGGTAA
- a CDS encoding HU family DNA-binding protein — MAMNRSELVAEVAEKSGNTQAAVNGVLDSLFEVFESSVSKGEKITIPGWMSVERTDRAARQGRNPQTGEAIQIPAGHGVKLTAGSKLKAAVSSK; from the coding sequence ATGGCTATGAACCGCAGCGAACTCGTTGCCGAGGTTGCCGAGAAGTCCGGCAACACCCAGGCCGCCGTCAACGGCGTGCTGGATTCTCTCTTCGAGGTCTTCGAGAGCTCCGTCTCCAAGGGCGAGAAGATCACCATCCCCGGGTGGATGTCCGTGGAGCGCACCGACCGTGCCGCTCGCCAGGGCCGCAACCCGCAGACCGGAGAGGCCATCCAGATCCCGGCCGGCCACGGTGTCAAGCTCACCGCGGGCTCCAAGCTGAAGGCTGCCGTCTCCTCCAAGTGA
- a CDS encoding copper resistance CopC family protein: MSHRHTRSDSTVRAVARTAPPLSAGGPPATAALRGPGAALTAVLAVLLAMVLALAASGPAQAHDELVRTTPESGATLEKAPTTLDLTFSGNIQDIGSEVRVTDSHGTDMTRGKLAVQNTKVSQPLREGGSTDETYTVTWRVVSQDGHPIEGTFSYSVGKGSGTTAAPAPVASTSQGAGEASGDAGQQNVSGTGVPSWVLPVIGGVVALILLLVVLAFATRPRQR, translated from the coding sequence ATGTCACACCGTCACACCCGTTCAGATTCCACCGTGCGGGCGGTCGCCCGCACGGCACCCCCGCTCTCCGCCGGTGGGCCGCCCGCGACGGCCGCCCTCCGAGGGCCCGGGGCGGCGCTCACCGCGGTCCTCGCGGTGCTGCTCGCCATGGTCCTCGCGCTGGCCGCCTCCGGCCCGGCGCAGGCCCACGACGAGCTCGTGCGCACCACCCCCGAGTCCGGTGCCACCCTGGAGAAGGCGCCGACGACGCTGGACCTCACCTTTTCCGGCAACATCCAGGACATCGGCAGCGAGGTCCGGGTCACGGACTCCCACGGGACGGACATGACCCGCGGCAAGCTCGCGGTGCAGAACACCAAGGTGTCCCAGCCGCTGCGCGAGGGCGGGAGCACGGACGAGACGTACACGGTCACGTGGCGCGTGGTCTCCCAGGACGGGCACCCCATCGAGGGGACCTTCTCCTACTCCGTGGGCAAGGGCTCGGGGACCACGGCGGCTCCGGCGCCCGTGGCCTCCACTTCCCAAGGTGCGGGGGAGGCCAGCGGGGACGCCGGCCAGCAGAACGTGAGCGGCACGGGGGTGCCCAGTTGGGTGCTGCCCGTGATCGGCGGCGTCGTCGCGCTGATCCTGCTGCTCGTGGTCCTCGCCTTCGCCACCCGTCCGCGGCAGCGCTGA
- a CDS encoding copper chaperone PCu(A)C, producing MNTTTHTSSRPDRRVRPAHRAVAAVTVLGLGLAALTGCSAQNGEQAPSASGSSSASHAAAAGALKIEDGWAKAADSGMTAVFGKVTNTSDKEVTLKSAAAHGTADDVQMHETVKDPKTGATEMKEKKDGFTIAPGQSVNLEPGGNHIMLMGLTCSLKAGSDLTLQLETDGGTQDVSVPVRDYSGAKENYAPGEEASASASDHGSDAFHGSHGSGSGEHASHGGMDMSSPSSSALPECHAH from the coding sequence ATGAACACCACCACCCACACCTCCTCCCGCCCCGACCGACGCGTGCGTCCCGCCCACCGGGCGGTGGCGGCCGTCACCGTGCTGGGGCTGGGCCTCGCCGCGCTGACCGGCTGCTCCGCGCAGAACGGTGAGCAGGCGCCGTCGGCCTCCGGCAGCAGCTCCGCCTCCCACGCCGCGGCCGCCGGGGCCCTGAAGATCGAGGACGGCTGGGCGAAAGCCGCGGACTCGGGCATGACGGCCGTGTTCGGCAAGGTCACCAACACCTCGGACAAGGAGGTCACGCTCAAGAGCGCGGCGGCCCACGGCACCGCGGACGACGTCCAGATGCACGAGACCGTGAAGGATCCAAAGACCGGGGCCACGGAGATGAAGGAGAAGAAGGACGGCTTCACGATCGCCCCCGGGCAGAGCGTGAACCTGGAGCCGGGCGGGAACCACATCATGCTGATGGGCCTCACGTGCTCGCTCAAGGCAGGCAGCGACCTCACGCTGCAGCTGGAGACCGACGGCGGCACCCAGGACGTGAGCGTCCCGGTGCGCGACTACTCGGGCGCCAAGGAGAACTACGCACCGGGCGAGGAGGCGAGCGCGTCCGCGAGCGATCACGGCTCGGACGCCTTCCACGGCTCCCACGGGAGTGGCTCGGGCGAGCATGCATCCCACGGCGGGATGGACATGTCCTCGCCCTCCTCCTCCGCACTGCCGGAGTGCCATGCCCAC